Proteins from a genomic interval of Hoplias malabaricus isolate fHopMal1 chromosome 13, fHopMal1.hap1, whole genome shotgun sequence:
- the LOC136665194 gene encoding spermatogenesis-associated protein 31H1-like, with protein sequence MNFWTVGGNWSTRNTPHSPQTVTKRKPHADTGRTHHTPHRQSPRGNPTQTQGEHTTLLTDSHPEETHADTERTHHTPHRQSPGGNPRRNRENTPHSSQTVTKRKPHADTGRTHHTPHRQSPGGNPRRHRENTPHSSQTVTRRKPTQKQREHTTLLTDSHQEETPRRHRENTPHSSQTATKRKPHADTGRTHHTPHRQSPGGNPRRHRENTPHSSQTVTRRKPTQKQREHTTLLTDSHPEETHADTGRTHHTPHRQSPGGNPTQTQGEHTTLLTDSHQEETPRRHRENTPHSSQTVTRRKPHADTGRTHHTPHRQSPRGNPTQTQGEHTTLLTDSHPEETHADTERTHHTPHRQSPGGNPRRNRENTPHSSQTVTKRKPHADTGRTHHTPHRQSPGGNPRRHRENTPHSSQTVTRRKLTQTQREHTKLLTDSHPEETHADTGRTHHTPHRQSPGGNSHRHRENTPNSSQTVTRSGTRTHNLQVPGAV encoded by the coding sequence ATgaatttttggacagtgggaggaaactggagcacccggaacacaccacactccccacagacagtcaccaagaggaaaccccacgcagacacagggagaacacaccacactcctcacagacagtcaccaagaggaaaccccacgcagacacagggagaacacaccacactcctcacagacagtcacccggaggaaacccacgcagacacagagagaacacaccacactcctcacagacagtcacccggaggaaacccacgcagaaacagagagaacacaccacactcctcacagacagtcaccaagaggaaaccccacgcagacacagggagaacacaccacactcctcacagacagtcacccggaggaaacccacgcagacacagagagaacacaccacactcctcacagacagtcacccggaggaaacccacgcagaaacagagagaacacaccacactcctcacagacagtcaccaagaggaaaccccacgcagacacagggagaacacaccacactcctcacagacagccaccaagaggaaaccccacgcagacacagggagaacacaccacactcctcacagacagtcacccggaggaaacccacgcagacacagagagaacacaccacactcctcacagacagtcacccggaggaaacccacgcagaaacagagagaacacaccacactcctcacagacagtcacccggaggaaacccacgcagacacagggagaacacaccacactcctcacagacagtcacccggaggaaaccccacgcagacacagggagaacacaccacactcctcacagacagtcaccaagaggaaaccccacgcagacacagggagaacacaccacactcctcacagacagtcacccggaggaaaccccacgcagacacagggagaacacaccacactcctcacagacagtcaccaagaggaaaccccacgcagacacagggagaacacaccacactcctcacagacagtcacccggaggaaacccacgcagacacagagagaacacaccacactcctcacagacagtcacccggaggaaacccacgcagaaacagagagaacacaccacactcctcacagacagtcaccaagaggaaaccccacgcagacacagggagaacacaccacactcctcacagacagtcacccggaggaaacccacgcagacacagggagaacacaccacactcctcacagacagtcacccggaggaaactcacacagacacagagagaacacaccaaactcctcacagacagtcacccggaggaaacccacgcagacacagggagaacacaccacactcctcacagacagtcacccggaggaaactcacacagacacagagagaacacaccaaactcctcacagacagtcacccggagcgggactcgaacccacaacctccaggtccctggagctgtgtga
- the bri3 gene encoding brain protein I3 — MDNKPLLQDRPPAYNSVPGAYEYGAIPSAAAAAAPPPPYPYPTPAPGFPAAAPPAAPIGQQPNYTSTYTIIQPSVVVVGGCPACRVGVLEDDFTCLGIMCAILFFPLGILFCLALRQRRCPNCGATFG; from the exons ATGGATAACAAGCCTCTTCTCCAGGACAGACCTCCAGCCTACAACAGCGTTCCTGGAGCCTACGAGTACGGAGCCATCCCCtccgccgccgccgccgccgctCCTCCTCCGCCTTATCCCTACCCTACTCCCGCTCCAG GCTTTCCAGCTGCTGCACCTCCAGCTGCCCCCATTGGCCAGCAGCCGAACTACACCAGCACGTACACCATCATCCAGCcctctgtggtggtggtgggaggATGCCCAGCCTGCAG GGTGGGGGTGCTGGAGGACGACTTCACCTGTCTGGGGATCATGTGTGCCATTCTTTTCTTCCCTCTGGGAATCCTTTTCTGCTTGGCCCTGCGGCAGAGGAGGTGTCCCAACTGCGGAGCCACTTTCGGTTAG